A single window of Flavobacterium sp. 140616W15 DNA harbors:
- a CDS encoding polyprenyl synthetase family protein, translating into MHAIYQYQEFFVDYLEKQTISKEPKNLYEPIEYIVSLGGKRMRPVLTLMTAEVFDVAYNQALPAAMAVEVFHNFSLVHDDIMDDAPLRRGQKTVHEKWDLNTGILSGDAMLILAYQYFEQYEPNTFRELAKLFSKTALEVCEGQQLDVDFEQRNDVTIPEYLKMIEYKTAVLVAAAMKMGAIVAKTSEDNANLIYDFGLKLGLAFQLQDDYLDAFGDPETFGKQVGGDIIENKKTYLYLKALAHSNEETAKQLKELFTTQPEDNSKKIEIAKNIFNASGASKETQEAIEMYTLEAFKTLDKMDISDEKKLSLRTFGENLMGRKV; encoded by the coding sequence ATGCATGCCATTTATCAATACCAGGAATTTTTTGTTGATTATCTAGAAAAACAAACCATAAGTAAAGAGCCTAAAAATCTTTATGAACCAATTGAATATATTGTAAGTCTTGGCGGAAAAAGAATGCGTCCAGTATTAACATTAATGACTGCAGAAGTTTTTGATGTTGCATACAATCAAGCGCTTCCGGCAGCTATGGCAGTCGAAGTTTTTCATAACTTTTCATTAGTGCATGATGATATAATGGATGATGCTCCTTTGCGAAGAGGACAAAAAACAGTTCATGAAAAATGGGATCTTAATACAGGAATACTTTCTGGTGATGCAATGCTTATTTTGGCATATCAATATTTTGAGCAATATGAACCAAATACTTTTAGAGAATTAGCTAAGCTTTTTAGTAAAACAGCTTTAGAAGTTTGTGAAGGGCAACAGTTGGATGTTGATTTTGAACAAAGAAATGATGTTACAATTCCTGAATATCTAAAAATGATTGAGTATAAAACGGCAGTTTTGGTTGCGGCAGCTATGAAAATGGGTGCTATTGTGGCTAAAACATCTGAAGACAATGCCAATTTAATATATGATTTTGGATTAAAATTAGGTTTGGCTTTCCAGTTACAAGATGATTATTTAGATGCGTTTGGAGATCCAGAAACTTTTGGAAAACAAGTAGGTGGAGATATCATTGAAAATAAAAAAACATATTTGTATCTAAAAGCATTAGCACATTCTAATGAAGAGACCGCAAAGCAATTAAAAGAATTGTTTACAACACAACCTGAGGATAATTCGAAAAAAATAGAGATAGCAAAAAATATTTTTAATGCATCGGGTGCTTCAAAAGAAACGCAAGAGGCAATAGAAATGTACACACTTGAGGCTTTTAAAACATTAGATAAAATGGATATTAGCGATGAAAAGAAATTGTCATTGCGAACATTTGGTGAAAACTTAATGGGGAGAAAGGTTTAG
- a CDS encoding YceI family protein, which produces MKTHWTIDSAQSDVLIKMRHSILAYLDGSINTFNGHVDLQNNEIEDATIEFSLDVNNRESKLEQINTYLKLNDFFDVNKYPTIRFKSTSFQKVNKNINFLKGDLTIKDVTKTVELDVELVETDYYNGNKKVSFELTGDINRKDFGLAYNSFNHNSGLSTGQDIKLVANLEFSI; this is translated from the coding sequence ATGAAAACACACTGGACAATTGATTCTGCTCAATCTGATGTTTTAATTAAAATGAGACATTCTATCCTTGCTTATTTAGACGGGTCTATTAATACATTTAATGGTCATGTAGATTTACAAAACAATGAAATAGAGGATGCTACAATAGAATTTTCATTGGATGTAAACAATAGAGAATCCAAACTAGAACAAATAAATACTTACCTGAAACTAAATGATTTCTTTGATGTAAACAAATACCCTACGATAAGATTTAAGTCGACATCTTTTCAAAAAGTAAACAAAAACATCAACTTCTTAAAAGGAGATTTAACGATAAAAGATGTTACAAAAACTGTTGAACTCGATGTAGAATTGGTAGAAACTGATTACTATAATGGCAACAAAAAAGTTTCCTTTGAGCTTACAGGTGACATCAACCGTAAAGATTTTGGGTTAGCTTATAATTCATTTAATCACAACAGTGGTTTATCAACTGGACAAGACATTAAACTAGTGGCTAATTTAGAATTTTCGATCTAA
- a CDS encoding TetR/AcrR family transcriptional regulator codes for MKEKIISKASDLFLRLGFKSVTMDDIAGEMCISKKTIYKYFCNKEVLIQESTSAVHKQVHELIDSIVIKKLNAIEENFEIRQTFKNLFQSSIDTSPIYQLKKHYPEIYTNLMRHEIDQCSQYFRDNIANGISQKLYRADINVDIYVKFYYTLIFHINENTSSEKEAQLAELEALEYHTRAMATPAGILELEKQIQKISN; via the coding sequence ATGAAAGAAAAAATTATATCAAAAGCGAGTGACTTATTTTTAAGATTGGGTTTTAAAAGTGTTACTATGGATGATATTGCAGGTGAAATGTGCATCTCAAAAAAAACTATTTATAAGTATTTCTGCAATAAAGAGGTTCTAATTCAAGAAAGTACTTCGGCTGTTCATAAACAAGTTCACGAATTAATTGACTCAATAGTTATTAAAAAACTTAATGCAATTGAAGAAAATTTTGAGATTAGACAAACTTTTAAAAATTTATTTCAATCTTCAATTGATACATCGCCAATATACCAATTGAAAAAACACTATCCTGAAATTTACACTAATTTGATGCGACATGAAATAGATCAATGTAGTCAATATTTTAGAGATAATATCGCTAATGGAATATCACAAAAATTATATCGTGCAGACATCAATGTCGATATATATGTAAAATTTTATTACACACTGATATTTCATATAAATGAAAACACAAGCTCTGAAAAAGAAGCGCAACTGGCAGAACTCGAAGCCTTAGAATACCATACTAGAGCCATGGCAACTCCAGCAGGAATACTAGAACTCGAAAAGCAAATACAAAAAATCAGCAATTAA
- a CDS encoding TolC family protein produces the protein MKRILFLFLLTFAITANAQDTNNSNLSKQGVQTLTLKDAINYALQNKSDSKKAKMQVENSEYKIQEVRSRALPQISANGNLTYNPVIQTTVIDGAGFGAPGTTIQAAFGQKWTSTAGVTLTQNIFDQAVFTGLRAAKSTREFYQINEQLTEEDVIERVANSYYDVYVQRLNLTVLDTNYVNTTRVKNILQGQYDNGLAKKIDLNRIIVKLSNISTQRQQVINKVALQENALKFYMGMPVETQIVIPNSEFEITPQALSETPNVENLTQYLLLKKQEELLVFQKKAVQAEYYPTLSLSAGYNYIGQGPEMPWFAKPSSGVYWSDFSAIGLNLRVPIFTGFGTRAKVRQADVAIRSLQEDLKDTKLSLDIAYSNAMIQMENSLITINNQKENRELAQQVLQNTKNNYLQGLASLNDLLDVENAYIEAENNYSSAVLGYKIAEIQVIKSKGQLKSLINN, from the coding sequence ATGAAAAGAATACTGTTTCTATTTCTCTTGACCTTTGCAATAACTGCAAATGCACAAGACACAAACAATAGCAATCTGAGCAAGCAAGGTGTACAGACTTTGACCTTAAAAGACGCTATCAACTATGCTCTGCAAAACAAATCGGACTCTAAGAAAGCCAAAATGCAAGTAGAAAATAGTGAGTATAAAATACAGGAAGTACGTTCAAGAGCATTGCCTCAAATTTCTGCAAACGGAAATTTAACTTACAATCCAGTAATACAAACTACCGTTATTGATGGTGCGGGATTTGGAGCTCCAGGAACTACGATTCAAGCCGCTTTTGGTCAAAAATGGACCTCTACTGCAGGAGTCACATTAACTCAGAACATATTTGATCAGGCTGTATTTACTGGTTTAAGAGCCGCAAAAAGTACTCGTGAGTTTTATCAAATTAACGAGCAACTTACTGAAGAAGATGTAATCGAAAGAGTAGCAAATAGTTATTACGATGTATATGTACAACGTTTAAACTTAACTGTATTAGACACTAATTACGTAAATACTACCCGAGTAAAAAATATTCTTCAAGGACAGTATGATAATGGTTTAGCAAAAAAAATTGACCTAAATAGAATTATTGTAAAACTCTCTAACATTAGTACACAACGTCAACAAGTAATCAACAAAGTTGCATTACAGGAAAATGCTTTGAAATTCTATATGGGAATGCCTGTAGAAACTCAAATTGTAATTCCGAATTCCGAATTTGAAATTACTCCTCAAGCTTTATCAGAAACTCCAAATGTTGAAAATCTAACTCAATATTTGCTTCTGAAAAAACAAGAAGAGCTTTTAGTTTTTCAGAAAAAAGCAGTACAGGCCGAATATTACCCAACACTTTCTCTAAGTGCAGGATACAACTATATTGGCCAGGGTCCAGAAATGCCTTGGTTTGCAAAACCATCATCTGGGGTATACTGGTCTGATTTTTCGGCTATCGGATTAAATCTGAGAGTACCAATCTTTACAGGTTTTGGTACACGTGCCAAAGTTCGTCAGGCAGATGTTGCTATTCGTTCTTTACAAGAAGACCTAAAAGACACCAAGCTTTCGCTTGACATTGCATACAGCAATGCCATGATTCAGATGGAAAATAGCCTTATAACTATTAATAATCAAAAAGAAAACAGAGAGCTTGCACAGCAAGTTTTACAAAACACAAAAAACAATTACCTACAAGGATTGGCCTCATTAAATGATTTATTAGATGTAGAAAATGCCTATATCGAAGCAGAAAATAATTATTCATCGGCAGTGCTAGGATATAAAATAGCAGAAATTCAAGTAATCAAATCAAAAGGCCAACTAAAATCACTTATAAATAACTAA
- a CDS encoding efflux RND transporter periplasmic adaptor subunit encodes MKKTIIITIVVIIGALALIGFILTKNKEENKAKTDIVAEKNAAVSVKVSTVKTEEVSLDFVANGNFQPIQELTFSAEKSGKVITVLAKEGDYVKVGQTLLTVRGDVINVNAQAAQAAYQNAKADYMRYENAFKTDGVTRQQLDQAKLALTNAEANLKQANINVGDTKVKAPINGFINKKYIEPGSILAGMPATALFDIVNVSKLKLVVTVNENQVTSIKLGNPIKVTASVYPDKVFSGKITFIAAKADESLNFPVEIEITNNINNDLKAGMYGTANFASNQQNQNLMVVPRNAFVGSVSSNQIFVVENGIAKLKKVTAGRILGDKVEIINGLTDGEIVITTGQINLQDGNTVEIIK; translated from the coding sequence ATGAAAAAAACAATAATAATAACAATAGTAGTCATAATCGGGGCATTAGCATTAATAGGCTTCATTTTAACGAAGAACAAAGAAGAGAACAAAGCTAAAACTGATATTGTTGCTGAAAAGAATGCTGCCGTTTCAGTTAAAGTTTCTACTGTAAAAACAGAAGAAGTTTCATTAGATTTTGTTGCAAACGGAAACTTTCAACCTATTCAAGAACTAACTTTCTCTGCTGAAAAATCAGGAAAAGTAATTACTGTTTTAGCAAAAGAAGGTGATTATGTAAAAGTAGGTCAGACGTTATTAACCGTTAGAGGTGATGTAATTAATGTAAATGCACAAGCTGCACAGGCTGCATACCAAAATGCAAAAGCAGATTACATGAGATATGAAAATGCTTTTAAAACTGATGGAGTTACGAGACAACAATTAGATCAGGCAAAATTAGCATTAACAAATGCTGAAGCAAACCTAAAACAAGCAAATATCAATGTTGGAGATACCAAAGTAAAAGCCCCTATTAACGGTTTCATTAATAAAAAATATATTGAGCCAGGATCTATTCTAGCTGGTATGCCTGCAACTGCATTATTTGACATCGTAAATGTTTCAAAATTAAAACTAGTTGTAACTGTAAATGAAAATCAGGTTACAAGTATAAAATTAGGAAATCCTATAAAAGTAACTGCTAGTGTGTATCCTGACAAAGTCTTTTCTGGAAAAATCACTTTTATTGCAGCAAAGGCTGATGAAAGTTTAAACTTCCCGGTAGAAATCGAAATCACAAATAATATAAATAACGACCTTAAAGCAGGTATGTACGGAACTGCAAATTTTGCATCAAACCAACAAAACCAAAACTTGATGGTTGTACCTAGAAATGCATTTGTAGGAAGTGTGAGCAGTAACCAAATATTTGTAGTTGAAAATGGTATTGCAAAATTGAAAAAAGTAACAGCTGGAAGAATTTTAGGTGATAAAGTAGAAATTATAAACGGACTAACTGATGGAGAAATCGTAATTACTACAGGTCAAATTAACTTACAAGACGGAAATACTGTAGAAATTATTAAATAA
- a CDS encoding efflux RND transporter permease subunit — MKLAEISIKRPSLIIVMFTILILGGLFSYSQLGYELIPKFEQNVITISTVYPGASPSEVENTVTKKIEDAIASLENVKKIDSKSYESLSIVSITLTSNAKVDFSLNDAQRKINAIISDLPDDVKTPALTKFSLSDLPIMTLGANGKMDEAAFYDLIDKKIAPILSRVQGVAQVNIIGGSEREIQVNLDALKMQGYGLSIPQVQQNILTSNLDFPTGNIQTREQKILIRLAGKYKSVDELRNLVVSSQNGIQVRLSDIADVQDTQKVAEKISRVDQKSAIILQIIKQSDANAVAVSEQLLKTITVLENDYKENQLKLEVAKDSTVFTLEAADSVVHDLLIAVVLVALVMLFFLHSIRNSLIVMVAIPASLISTFIGIYFMGYTLNLMSLLGLSLVVGILVDDAIVVLENIYRHMEMGKSRIRASYDGTAEIGGTVTSITLVIVVVFLPIAMSSGLVSNIITQFCVTVIISTLFSLLASFTIIPWLSSRYGKLEHIEGKNLFGRVILGFESYLTRFTNWISNLLNWCLDHYIKTITIVLILFFASTVGLGKGGFIGTEFFAASDSGEFLVQIEMPKDASLEQTNFMTQKAEAYLKNEKYVHSQITTVGQTSEGFGASQATAYKAEINVKMIDQKDRTDDASVYAAKIKRKLEKVLVGAKVKTVPVGILGTAEDATLGLIVTGPSTESAMAFAKLAEAELRTIPGTTEIKLTVEDGNPEINVKVDRDKMAALGLTLQTVGLTMQTAFSGNTDGKYRAGEYEYDINIRYNEFDRKSITDVSNLIFINAAGQQIKLSQFATITEGSGPSQLERRDKSASVTVKGQNVGVASGTIVTQWQAKLDKLKKPAGVNYIWGGDQENQSEGFGTLGIALLAAIILVYLVMVGLYDSFVHPFVVLFAVPLSFIGAMLALALTNNSLNIFTILGIIMLIGLVCKNAIMLVDYTNQRRAAGESIRTALIQANHARLRPILMTTIAMVFGMFPIALASGAGAEWKNGLAWVIIGGLISSLFLTLIIVPVIYEIMEKIIHRFSKDEKIDYEAEMVADYVHTELSEDGFNPKHTL, encoded by the coding sequence ATGAAATTAGCCGAAATATCCATAAAACGTCCGTCGTTGATAATTGTAATGTTTACAATTTTGATACTTGGTGGATTATTCAGCTATAGCCAATTAGGTTATGAGCTGATCCCAAAATTTGAACAAAACGTTATTACCATTTCTACTGTTTACCCTGGAGCATCTCCTAGTGAGGTAGAAAATACCGTAACAAAGAAAATTGAAGATGCGATTGCATCCTTAGAGAATGTTAAAAAAATCGACTCAAAGTCGTATGAAAGTTTGTCTATTGTTTCAATCACACTGACATCAAACGCAAAAGTTGACTTTTCTCTGAATGATGCGCAACGAAAAATCAATGCAATCATTAGTGATTTACCTGATGACGTTAAAACACCCGCGCTAACAAAATTCTCGTTGAGTGATTTACCAATTATGACTCTTGGTGCCAACGGAAAAATGGACGAAGCAGCATTTTATGACTTAATTGATAAAAAAATTGCTCCTATATTATCTCGTGTACAAGGTGTTGCTCAGGTAAATATTATTGGTGGATCAGAGCGTGAAATTCAAGTAAATCTTGATGCATTAAAAATGCAAGGTTACGGACTTTCGATTCCTCAGGTGCAACAAAACATTCTGACTTCGAATTTAGATTTCCCGACAGGAAACATTCAAACTCGTGAACAAAAAATATTAATTCGTTTAGCGGGTAAATATAAAAGTGTTGATGAATTAAGAAACTTAGTGGTATCATCTCAAAACGGAATTCAAGTTCGTTTAAGTGATATTGCTGATGTTCAGGATACTCAAAAAGTTGCAGAAAAAATATCTCGCGTTGATCAAAAAAGTGCGATTATTTTACAAATTATCAAACAATCAGATGCAAATGCAGTTGCTGTAAGTGAGCAATTATTAAAAACAATTACTGTTCTTGAAAATGACTATAAAGAAAATCAGCTAAAACTAGAAGTTGCAAAAGACAGTACTGTTTTTACACTTGAAGCTGCTGACTCTGTAGTTCATGATTTATTAATTGCAGTAGTTCTGGTTGCATTAGTAATGTTGTTCTTCTTGCACAGTATCAGAAACTCATTGATTGTAATGGTTGCAATTCCTGCATCTTTAATTTCTACGTTTATTGGTATTTACTTTATGGGATACACACTAAACTTAATGAGTTTATTAGGATTATCTCTTGTTGTAGGTATTCTTGTCGATGATGCGATTGTGGTTCTAGAGAACATTTATCGACATATGGAAATGGGTAAAAGCCGAATCCGTGCATCTTATGATGGAACAGCAGAAATTGGTGGAACAGTAACTTCGATTACATTAGTAATTGTGGTGGTATTCTTGCCTATTGCAATGAGTTCTGGTTTGGTTTCTAATATCATTACACAATTTTGTGTTACTGTAATTATTTCAACCTTATTCTCACTTTTAGCTTCTTTCACAATTATACCTTGGTTATCATCTCGTTATGGAAAACTAGAACATATTGAAGGAAAGAATTTATTTGGAAGAGTTATTTTAGGCTTTGAAAGTTATTTAACTCGTTTTACAAACTGGATATCTAATTTGTTAAACTGGTGTTTGGACCATTATATTAAAACCATTACAATAGTTTTAATATTATTTTTTGCGTCGACTGTAGGATTAGGCAAGGGTGGTTTTATTGGTACCGAATTTTTCGCAGCATCAGATAGTGGTGAGTTTTTAGTGCAAATCGAAATGCCAAAAGATGCTTCATTGGAGCAAACTAACTTTATGACCCAAAAGGCAGAAGCTTACTTAAAAAATGAGAAATATGTTCACAGTCAGATTACAACAGTAGGACAAACTAGTGAAGGTTTTGGAGCATCTCAAGCTACGGCTTACAAAGCAGAGATTAACGTAAAAATGATTGATCAAAAAGATCGTACTGATGACGCCTCAGTTTATGCAGCAAAAATCAAACGTAAACTTGAAAAAGTATTAGTTGGAGCCAAAGTAAAAACAGTTCCAGTAGGTATTTTGGGAACTGCCGAAGATGCTACTTTAGGATTAATTGTAACAGGACCTTCTACAGAAAGCGCCATGGCTTTTGCAAAATTAGCCGAAGCAGAATTACGTACAATTCCTGGAACAACTGAGATTAAATTAACAGTTGAGGATGGGAACCCTGAAATTAACGTTAAAGTTGATCGTGATAAAATGGCTGCATTAGGATTGACTCTTCAAACAGTTGGTTTAACCATGCAAACTGCTTTTAGCGGAAACACAGATGGTAAATATAGAGCTGGTGAATACGAGTACGATATCAACATCCGATACAATGAATTCGATAGAAAAAGTATCACTGATGTTAGTAACCTAATTTTCATTAATGCCGCTGGCCAACAAATAAAACTATCACAGTTTGCTACAATTACTGAAGGTTCGGGACCTAGCCAATTAGAACGAAGAGATAAGTCAGCTTCGGTAACTGTAAAAGGACAAAACGTTGGGGTGGCATCTGGAACCATTGTAACACAATGGCAAGCAAAGCTTGATAAACTGAAAAAACCTGCTGGAGTAAATTACATTTGGGGAGGTGATCAGGAAAACCAAAGTGAAGGTTTTGGAACATTAGGAATTGCTTTATTAGCCGCTATTATTTTAGTTTACCTTGTAATGGTTGGACTTTATGATAGTTTCGTTCACCCGTTTGTGGTATTGTTTGCCGTTCCGCTTTCGTTTATTGGTGCAATGCTGGCTTTGGCCTTAACTAATAACTCATTAAATATCTTTACGATTCTGGGGATTATTATGTTAATTGGTCTGGTGTGTAAGAACGCAATTATGCTTGTTGACTACACCAATCAGCGAAGAGCTGCTGGGGAATCAATCAGAACAGCATTAATTCAGGCAAATCACGCTCGTTTGCGTCCGATCTTAATGACAACAATTGCGATGGTATTTGGAATGTTCCCAATTGCATTGGCATCTGGAGCTGGAGCTGAATGGAAAAATGGTTTGGCATGGGTAATTATAGGAGGATTAATTTCTTCATTATTCCTAACTTTAATTATTGTTCCTGTTATCTACGAGATCATGGAAAAAATTATTCATAGATTCTCTAAAGACGAAAAGATTGATTATGAGGCAGAAATGGTTGCTGATTATGTACATACAGAACTAAGTGAAGACGGATTCAATCCAAAGCATACTCTTTAA
- a CDS encoding TonB-dependent receptor: MKSKLSISFLSFCFVMLLSTTTWAQQKATIKGQVILTDNSSADNVSVVLKGTRVGTVTDAEGKYILKNIKPGTYIIKVSVIGQTTKEKKITINSGDELMENFTISSSSEELSEVVINSGKKNHYARKENQQVSRLPLKNLENPQVYTTITGEVLKEQVVTTFDDALKNASGITQLWASTGRAGDGAGYYSLRGFAVQPTMVNGLPGLTNGSLEPSNIDRIEIIKGPSGTLFGSSLISYGGLINTTTKKPYRTFGGEVNYTVGSYGLNRTTVDLNTPLNDKKTLNFRINSAYNKQNSFQDAGFRESFFIAPSLSYEVNDRLSFLVNTEFMTSESTNPTMLFLDRTSPLRVHNIAELKYDNKRSYTSNELTMKTPSYNLQGQMNYKISDQWTSQTIFSTSSAKSIGNYTYLYESTSRKAYETIKEGIVLDRSFTDQDARDISTDIQQNFIGDFKIGKLRNRLVVGFDYFNRTATDHNSGWFGNGSVYIGDDLQSFNNVIGRPTNGDTGDLTKAGSDAIIANTPRNNNKTRQEVYSAYFSDVINFTPALSAMVSLRADRFVNGGDVTTKDDNYNQTSFSPKFGIVYQPIIDKVSVFANYMDGFSNVAPGQNRNAGIVTPLTFNPEHANQFEVGTKLNLFKDKLYATLSYYDIKVTDKVYVIETPYVDPTDPSAVLPNNQVSHQDGGQRNKGFEAELIANPIRGLNILLGYSYNDAVLTAGDPDFVGFRPESAGPQNLANLWATYKFSQGFLRGLGVGFGGNYVGDNKIMNRATAGTFTIPEYTVINSSIFYTAEKFTVTLKLNNITNEEIYDGWSTIHPKDPRTFAASFSYRF, from the coding sequence ATGAAATCCAAACTTTCAATATCTTTTTTGAGTTTCTGTTTTGTTATGTTACTAAGTACTACGACTTGGGCACAGCAAAAAGCAACTATTAAAGGGCAGGTTATTTTAACTGACAATAGTAGTGCCGACAATGTTTCGGTAGTTCTAAAAGGAACCAGAGTAGGAACAGTAACAGATGCTGAAGGGAAATATATCCTAAAGAACATTAAACCTGGAACCTATATCATAAAAGTATCGGTAATCGGACAAACTACAAAAGAAAAGAAAATAACAATTAACAGTGGTGACGAATTAATGGAAAACTTCACCATTAGTTCAAGTTCAGAAGAGCTAAGCGAAGTAGTTATCAATAGTGGTAAAAAAAATCATTATGCTCGTAAAGAAAACCAACAAGTATCAAGATTGCCACTTAAAAATCTTGAAAATCCGCAAGTGTATACAACTATTACCGGAGAAGTTTTAAAAGAACAAGTTGTAACTACTTTTGATGACGCACTAAAAAATGCTTCTGGAATCACACAATTATGGGCATCAACAGGCCGTGCTGGGGATGGTGCTGGTTATTATTCTTTGAGAGGATTTGCAGTTCAACCAACAATGGTTAACGGATTACCTGGTTTAACAAACGGAAGTTTGGAACCGTCAAATATTGATAGAATAGAAATAATTAAAGGGCCTTCAGGAACATTATTCGGAAGCAGTTTAATTTCATATGGAGGACTAATCAACACAACTACTAAGAAACCTTACAGAACTTTTGGTGGTGAAGTAAATTATACTGTTGGCAGCTATGGTCTTAATCGTACTACAGTAGATCTTAACACGCCATTAAATGACAAAAAAACATTAAACTTTAGAATCAATTCAGCTTATAACAAACAAAATAGTTTTCAAGATGCTGGTTTTAGAGAATCCTTTTTTATTGCACCTTCATTATCATATGAGGTAAATGATAGATTATCGTTTTTAGTAAACACTGAGTTTATGACCAGCGAAAGTACTAATCCGACCATGTTATTCTTAGATAGAACAAGTCCATTAAGAGTTCACAACATTGCTGAATTAAAATATGATAACAAACGTTCATATACAAGTAACGAACTTACAATGAAAACGCCTTCGTATAACTTACAAGGGCAAATGAATTATAAGATTTCTGATCAATGGACATCACAGACAATTTTTTCAACGAGTTCTGCAAAATCAATAGGAAACTATACTTATTTGTATGAATCAACAAGCAGAAAAGCTTATGAAACAATTAAAGAAGGAATTGTTCTTGATAGATCTTTTACGGATCAAGATGCCAGAGATATCTCTACTGACATTCAACAGAATTTTATTGGTGATTTTAAAATTGGAAAATTAAGAAACAGACTTGTAGTAGGTTTTGATTATTTCAATAGAACTGCAACAGATCATAACTCAGGTTGGTTCGGCAATGGTTCAGTATATATTGGAGATGACTTACAATCTTTCAATAACGTTATTGGTCGCCCTACAAATGGAGACACTGGTGACTTAACAAAAGCAGGATCTGATGCAATTATAGCAAATACTCCAAGAAATAATAACAAAACAAGACAAGAAGTTTACAGTGCTTATTTCTCTGACGTCATTAACTTCACTCCTGCTCTATCAGCTATGGTAAGTTTACGAGCTGACCGTTTTGTAAATGGTGGTGATGTTACTACTAAAGACGACAACTACAATCAAACTTCATTTTCACCTAAATTCGGTATCGTTTACCAGCCAATTATAGACAAGGTTTCTGTTTTTGCTAATTATATGGATGGATTTTCTAATGTAGCGCCAGGACAAAATCGTAATGCAGGTATTGTTACTCCTTTAACATTTAATCCAGAACATGCTAATCAATTTGAAGTAGGAACTAAATTGAATCTTTTTAAAGATAAGCTATATGCTACTTTAAGCTACTATGACATAAAAGTTACAGATAAAGTTTATGTAATAGAAACGCCATATGTGGACCCAACTGACCCAAGTGCTGTACTTCCTAATAATCAAGTTTCACATCAAGACGGCGGGCAACGTAATAAAGGTTTTGAAGCAGAACTTATTGCAAACCCAATTAGAGGTTTAAACATCCTTTTAGGCTATAGCTACAATGATGCTGTTTTAACTGCAGGTGATCCTGATTTCGTAGGCTTTAGACCAGAAAGTGCTGGGCCACAAAACTTAGCAAACCTTTGGGCTACTTATAAATTTTCTCAAGGATTCTTAAGAGGTCTTGGAGTTGGTTTTGGAGGTAATTATGTTGGAGATAATAAAATCATGAACAGAGCTACAGCAGGAACATTCACAATTCCTGAATACACAGTAATCAACTCATCTATATTTTATACTGCGGAGAAATTTACCGTAACACTAAAATTAAATAACATTACAAACGAAGAAATTTACGATGGTTGGTCAACCATTCATCCAAAAGATCCTAGAACTTTTGCAGCAAGTTTCTCATATAGATTCTAA